The following are from one region of the Etheostoma spectabile isolate EspeVRDwgs_2016 chromosome 2, UIUC_Espe_1.0, whole genome shotgun sequence genome:
- the LOC116697488 gene encoding zinc finger protein GLIS2: MLSLDEPLDLKLPRGRTDGPVKLGKRAYPSSISAPLSTTRPRLLCTTFPSPPSSPESQFSPQERPGSCFSPPAMDLSLSPSSRHASSLSPSPSSPSSPFPSSPLESPHCSSSPQPHLFSREPARHRGLEGGASPQGYPFYLPIGSPPRAYSFPSSMFITQNRDKQASPEPSLDGQLACRWMKCHLLFDSLQDLVDHINDFHVKPEKDSGYCCQWEGCARNGRGFNARYKMLIHIRTHTNEKPHHCPTCNKSFSRLENLKIHTRSHTGEKPYICPYEGCSKRYSNSSDRFKHTRTHYVDKPYYCKMAGCLKRYTDPSSLRKHIKAHGHFVAQEQGAPSRMGAGLGLPCHQSAVELPTLGRAHIIIPGAATALLGGLGTSLPLSAFCHARAMGHHGATLFSMGGGSSIGPLGLSDSPLLHFGLSAASMLGLGALGGLGRVVRKETEEEEEEEEGEDGEVLNLSAGVGHRPNDPLSWVVVPPKAVLLKPTVVS, encoded by the exons ATGCTGTCATTGGACGAGCCGCTGGACTTGAAGCTTCCCAGGGGACGGACAGATGGTCCAGTCAAATTAGGAAAGAGGGCTTATCCTTCCTCTATCAGCGCCCCTCTCAGCACAACACGACCACGCCTGCTATGCACAACCTTTCcgtctcccccctcctccccag AGTCCCAGTTTTCACCTCAAGAACGACCCGGGTCCTGCTTCAGTCCTCCAGCCATGGACCTCAGCCTGTCCCCCTCCTCCCGCCAtgcctcctccctctccccgtctccttcctccccctcctcccccttcccTTCGTCACCCCTGGAATCCCCTCACTGCAGCAGCAGCCCTCAGCCACACCTCTTCTCGCGG GAACCGGCTCGTCATCGAGGTCTGGAGGGTGGAGCTTCACCGCAGGGCTACCCATTTTACCTGCCGATTGGAAGCCCCCCGAGGGCATACAGCTTTCCCTCCTCCATGTTCATCACTCAAAACAGAGACAAGCAGGCATCACCAGAGCCCTCATTGGACGGTCAGCTGGCCTGCCGTTGGATGAAG TGCCATCTGCTGTTCGACTCGCTTCAGGACCTGGTGGATCACATCAACGACTTCCACGTCAAGCCTGAAAAGGATTCTGGGTACTGCTGCCAGTGGGAGGGCTGTGCCCGTAACGGCAGGGGCTTCAATGCCAG GTATAAAATGCTGATTCATATCCGGACACACACCAATGAGAAGCCGCACCATTGTCCCACCTGTAACAAGAGCTTCTCACGTCTGGAGAACTTGAAGATACACACCCGTTCACACACAG gAGAAAAACCCTACATCTGCCCTTATGAAGGCTGCAGCAAACGTTACTCCAACTCTAGCGATCGCTTCAAACACACCCGCACCCACTACGTTGACAAGCCTTACTACTGCAAGATGGCAGGCTGCCTGAAACGCTACACAGATCCCAGCTCGTTACGCAAGCACATCAAGGCACATGGGCACTTTGTTGCCCAGGAGCAAGGCGCTCCGAGCAGGATGGGGGCTGGACTGGGCCTCCCTTGTCACCAAAGTGCTGTTGAACTGCCTACTTTAGGCAGGGCCCACATCATTATCCCTGGGGCTGCAACAGCTCTTCTTGGGGGCCTGGGGACCTCTTTGCCTCTTTCGGCTTTCTGCCATGCCAGAGCCATGGGCCACCATGGGGCAACACTCTTCTCCATGGGTGGAGGAAGCAGCATAGGGCCGCTCGGCCTCTCGGACTCTCCTCTGTTACACTTTGGACTTTCAGCTGCATCGATGTTGGGGCTGGGAGCTCTTGGAGGTCTGGGACGGGTGGTACggaaggagacagaggaggaagaggaagaggaggaaggagaggacgGGGAGGTGCTGAACCTGTCTGCAGGAGTGGGGCATAGACCAAATGACCCTTTGTCCTGGGTGGTTGTTCCCCCTAAGGCAGTCCTCCTTAAACCAACTGTCGTCAGCTAG
- the LOC116697520 gene encoding beta-1,3-galactosyltransferase 2 isoform X2, with protein sequence MEDHGSGASGNCLKRQLAVNLCHPKKLFLHFWFKFLLLLCVGLIGWFSIQSSSSLPWLDGFFNQTNQVNLAPPYRVHPKHRSKPNEINETTESPTVPPTGTQFHQAHPYNYHFIMDNKEVCKTKTPFLVLMVPVAPTNVADREAIRQTWGNESLVQGEVVLTLFMLGLSGGAAAEQLQEELKQENLLHHDLIQSDFMDSYLNLTIKTMVIMHWLATRCQTAPYAMKIDSDMFLNIDNLVLMLQKPGIPKLNYLTGMLMWNRPVVRSKDSKWYVSEEMYPDPQYPTYVLGMGYVFSNDLPEKFVEVSKSIKPFNIEDAYIGMCMKKLGLAPISPPDSSQFKAYNTRYDRCEYSKIITYILGSSQELVKYWTDLKKPEPPC encoded by the exons ATGGAGGATCATGGGTCTGGCGCAAGTGGGAATTGCCTTAAAAG acaACTTGCTGTAAACCTGTGTCATCCGAAGAAGCTTTTCCTTCACTTCTGGTTCAAGTTCCTACTCCTGCTTTGTGTGGGGCTCATCGGCTGGTTTTCCATTCAGTCAAGCAGCTCTCTGCCATGGTTGGATGGGTTTTTCAATCAGACCAATCAGGTTAATCTAGCTCCTCCTTACCGTGTCCATCCAAAACACAGATCCAAACCAAATGAGATCAATGAAACCACAGAGTCCCCTACTGTGCCTCCTACAGGTACGCAGTTCCATCAAGCCCACCCCTACAACTACCACTTCATCATGGATAACAAAGAGGTGTGCAAGACCAAGACTCCTTTCTTGGTCCTGATGGTTCCAGTGGCACCAACAAACGTGGCAGATCGGGAAGCCATTCGGCAGACATGGGGCAATGAAAGCCTGGTTCAGGGCGAGGTGGTGCTTACTCTGTTCATGCTGGGCCTCTCTGGAGGAGCTGCTGCCGAGCAGTTGCAGGAGGAGCTCAAACAGGAGAATCTACTGCACCATGACTTGATCCAGAGTGACTTTATGGACAGTTACCTCAATCTGACCATCAAAACCATGGTGATCATGCACTGGCTGGCCACACGCTGCCAGACAGCCCCATACGCCATGAAGATTGATTCGGACATGTTTCTGAACATTGACAATCTGGTGTTGATGCTACAGAAGCCAGGCATCCCCAAGCTGAACTATCTGACAGGGATGCTCATGTGGAACAGGCCGGTTGTCCGTTCAAAGGACTCTAAGTGGTATGTCTCTGAGGAGATGTACCCAGATCCCCAATACCCAACCTACGTTCTGGGCATGGGATATGTCTTCTCCAATGATCTTCCGGAGAAATTTGTAGAGGTCTCAAAATCAATCAAACCCTTCAACATAGAGGACGCTTATATTGGAATGTGCATGAAGAAGCTAGGACTCGCTCCAATATCACCACCAGATTCCTCCCAGTTCAAGGCCTATAACACAAGATATGATCGGTGTGAATACTCCAAGATCATCACCTACATTCTTGGCTCTTCACAAGAGTTGGTGAAATACTGGACAGACTTGAAGAAGCCTGAGCCACCTTGTTAA
- the LOC116697520 gene encoding beta-1,3-galactosyltransferase 2 isoform X1 encodes MVLQKGSADGAVRPAGPAAAPTPVITLTLRVFLVSALRLRRTLKSRVLLSMLPPYPLRPWRLFGLFSAEVHGVTASHQQLAVNLCHPKKLFLHFWFKFLLLLCVGLIGWFSIQSSSSLPWLDGFFNQTNQVNLAPPYRVHPKHRSKPNEINETTESPTVPPTGTQFHQAHPYNYHFIMDNKEVCKTKTPFLVLMVPVAPTNVADREAIRQTWGNESLVQGEVVLTLFMLGLSGGAAAEQLQEELKQENLLHHDLIQSDFMDSYLNLTIKTMVIMHWLATRCQTAPYAMKIDSDMFLNIDNLVLMLQKPGIPKLNYLTGMLMWNRPVVRSKDSKWYVSEEMYPDPQYPTYVLGMGYVFSNDLPEKFVEVSKSIKPFNIEDAYIGMCMKKLGLAPISPPDSSQFKAYNTRYDRCEYSKIITYILGSSQELVKYWTDLKKPEPPC; translated from the exons ATGGTGCTCCAGAAAGGCTCCGCGGACGGTGCTGTCCGCCCAGCGGGCCCTGCTGCTGCCCCCACCCCCGTTATCACACTCACCCTCCGGGTCTTCCTCGTGTCAGCTCTCCGTCTCCGAAGAACACTCAAGTCCCGCGTCCTTTTGTCCATGCTGCCCCCCTATCCGCTAAGACCATGGCGACTCTTCGGGTTATTCTCCGCCGAGGTTCATGGTGTCACTGCTTCACATCA acaACTTGCTGTAAACCTGTGTCATCCGAAGAAGCTTTTCCTTCACTTCTGGTTCAAGTTCCTACTCCTGCTTTGTGTGGGGCTCATCGGCTGGTTTTCCATTCAGTCAAGCAGCTCTCTGCCATGGTTGGATGGGTTTTTCAATCAGACCAATCAGGTTAATCTAGCTCCTCCTTACCGTGTCCATCCAAAACACAGATCCAAACCAAATGAGATCAATGAAACCACAGAGTCCCCTACTGTGCCTCCTACAGGTACGCAGTTCCATCAAGCCCACCCCTACAACTACCACTTCATCATGGATAACAAAGAGGTGTGCAAGACCAAGACTCCTTTCTTGGTCCTGATGGTTCCAGTGGCACCAACAAACGTGGCAGATCGGGAAGCCATTCGGCAGACATGGGGCAATGAAAGCCTGGTTCAGGGCGAGGTGGTGCTTACTCTGTTCATGCTGGGCCTCTCTGGAGGAGCTGCTGCCGAGCAGTTGCAGGAGGAGCTCAAACAGGAGAATCTACTGCACCATGACTTGATCCAGAGTGACTTTATGGACAGTTACCTCAATCTGACCATCAAAACCATGGTGATCATGCACTGGCTGGCCACACGCTGCCAGACAGCCCCATACGCCATGAAGATTGATTCGGACATGTTTCTGAACATTGACAATCTGGTGTTGATGCTACAGAAGCCAGGCATCCCCAAGCTGAACTATCTGACAGGGATGCTCATGTGGAACAGGCCGGTTGTCCGTTCAAAGGACTCTAAGTGGTATGTCTCTGAGGAGATGTACCCAGATCCCCAATACCCAACCTACGTTCTGGGCATGGGATATGTCTTCTCCAATGATCTTCCGGAGAAATTTGTAGAGGTCTCAAAATCAATCAAACCCTTCAACATAGAGGACGCTTATATTGGAATGTGCATGAAGAAGCTAGGACTCGCTCCAATATCACCACCAGATTCCTCCCAGTTCAAGGCCTATAACACAAGATATGATCGGTGTGAATACTCCAAGATCATCACCTACATTCTTGGCTCTTCACAAGAGTTGGTGAAATACTGGACAGACTTGAAGAAGCCTGAGCCACCTTGTTAA